The Arachis hypogaea cultivar Tifrunner chromosome 14, arahy.Tifrunner.gnm2.J5K5, whole genome shotgun sequence DNA window TTGATAGGTAGAGTTCCACCTAGTCTCAACATCCATGTAAGGTAAGTCTTTATATTGGATTTTTTCTAGTTCAACACACTTTTGAAACCTACTAGCTCTAGATGGAGAAGATCTAACTTATTTTACTGCACTATGAATTCTCAAGACTGATTCATCAATCTCTTTCAaccatttttttacaattaagttTATAATATGTGCACAACACCTCATATGAATAAATTCCCCATTTAAAATAATGTTATTCCAAGAATTCAATCGCTACTTCAGATATTTAATTGCAACATCATTAGACGAGGCATTATCAATTGTCACACTAAATACCCGATTCAAATTCCAATTATTTAAACAAGATTCAATTGTTGCTCCTATAACCTCTCCTGAATGACTTGTCACTTGacaaaaattaagtatttttttttatgtaatttccaattcaaatcaacaaagtgtgttgTCAAACTCATAtaagtaaaattttgaattgaagtccAAGTGTCAGTGGTTAGACATACTCTACCACAATTTGCCGAGAGAAAATCTTGCAACTTCATCTTCTCTTCAGCATAAAGAGCTCCAATGTCACGTGCTAATGTAGTCTGTGAAGGAACTTTGAATCTTGCTTGTAGGGCATGCACAAATATTCGAAATTTTGGACTTTCAACGAAACAAAATGGTAGCTCTTCCCTAATAAATATTTTCACAAGTGCCCTTCGAGCCTCCTCTTTGTCAAATTTGGAAGCACCGGGTGAATTTAAAACACTACGCTCATCTATAGTCGGTGTGGtcgttatttttcttcttttgttcgaaTCATTATTAGGATTTTGCTTGCATCTTCTCAAATGATCACCCATTGAGCTGGTTCTATTTCCATATTGTATTAAGCTACCACAATATTTGCATTTAGCCTTCTTCTCAGTAGCATTCTCTACATCAAAATGATCCCAGACAGCTGACCGATTCTTACGAACACCTGACGGTGGAGAAGATAGTTGAGTGCTAATGGACATCCCTGCTACTTCAATATTACTGTTTTCTGTCATCTTGCTCTGCATATAAAGCACGGTGTACATAACTCAAAATTTGGTGCCAAACATGCTAAAATTAACACAAACTAATCCAAAAAAATAGCAGCCAATAAAACTTCAGCATGATTCATAAACTAATCCATGTTCATATATCTCGCAAAGAAAACACGGCCCAAAGAATGACAACGGCAAACAAGAAAGGAGAAAACCGAAGGAGAAAATGCCACAGTTGAAGGAGAAGCGCAACGCCACAGTTGATTTGTGCGTAGTGTGAACTGTGAACTGGTTCACCGAATTAGAATTTTTCCAAATTTAGATCCTAATTCGAATTTGGATCCAGATCTGGATTTAAGTTGGTTAAGTGTTTTGGATTAAAAAACTAAACTATAAAATTGATGCAATgtggtttgaattttttttttaaaaacttgtttttttaaaatagtttggTTTTGATTGGGTTTAAAATCCAAGATTTGGATTTTTTTGCCCAACCCTATCCACAAATGCCTGAAGGTTCATGAATTTGTTATAACAGGCAAGCTATGTATgtttgtttgtgtgtgtggcatGAATAAAATTTGCGTTCACTACTAGAAATAGAAATGGAGTGAGTtgataatttctttttctctgttttaagGTGAAActagataaaatattagaagaggtcaaaaatatttacacaataaaataagattaaagtaaaattttaagaaagactAAATCAAACTTTACATATAAGTTACATGTAAAAGATTAAAATTAGAGAGGTTATTGCCCCCTTTTCTACAATGTAGCTCCGCCCTACTCAGTTTTTGGTAAGAGTAGTAACACTAATGACTAATGTAACAAAAGGAGTTTAAATTGGTTACGTTAGTTATGTTATAGGATGGTTAGTTAGTGTTAGTTGCTTGCCATATCAGATTTTGTTAGGCCCGTCCACCATAATATATTAGCTGCTACCTCTACATTATAACTCTTGACAGTTCTTTTTTAGTGTTTGTGAAATATGAGAGAAAATTATCTTATGTTATGTAAGTGATTTATGTGAGTAAGGAATCTTTGAGCTAAGAAATTATGGATTTTAACTCAAGATTTGGTATTTGTTGTGAGATGTGAGAAAATTTTTACATAATTGTTTGTTCATAAAATTTGTTAGACAAACACTTTTAATATTGTGTAACATATTTTTGAATTAGataaaaaattgattatagttattaaattttttttatatttattcatttataagtTCAAAATAATTGGAGTTTCATTGAACTAAATTGTCAAAAAAATGTCAATATAACTCTTAATATAAGAGATTAACTAGTACTATCTAAAATCTATCCATGTATAAATTATAAGGTGTTTGCTAAAAACACAAATGCAAAAACTGCAAAAGAAGTATGAATTCTTTAAAGTTATCGTACAAAGGGATATAGCACAAAAAAGAGTTGCATTCACTAAGATAGAATATAAAAGATGTATATTTTAGAGGAAAGTAAAAAAGGGTTAAATATAGTGGAACTTGTAAATCACTTATTATTCTTGATGACTATTTCTTGAATGTTAATTTGGAGGCCAACTACTACTAGTTACAGGCCAAGATGCAAAATTGCAAAGTAACAGGAGATCCAGAACTTCAATTTAAAAGAATattggaacaaaataaaaaataagcagGAAAAAAAAGGTTCATTGAAGAATAGATACACAAgtataataaaaatttgaaatgccTCATTCACAAGTCCTCTTGCACTATATTGTCCTCCTACAAGAGCGAGAGTGTTACTTGATACCATTACTGccactaatattatttaatttcagtTAGTTGTATAGTTGGTAAGCTGTACAGAGTTAGTTAGTGAGATATACAGAGTTAGTTAGCGTGTAGTTCTAAATAGATAGTCATAAAGTTTGTATTCTTTGAGACTCTTCATTAATACAAGTTTCATTACCtaatttcttctctctttctctgatCATGTGTTCTTCTCCAATCTCACATACAATTtaacatggtgcggtgagcgtggacGGAGGAACATGGATATTATAGATTAAAGAATAGGTAGCTTGTTCTCTGATTCACGATCATTTGGCGTGATTTGAGAAAATATGAAGAGTCCAATTTCACAGATAACGCAATTTCTCTGTTCTTCTCTGCCTTCCTCGATAAGATCTAAAACTCTCTTCTTCGATTGATCTCCTCTCATTCTTCATTTCTTcgtctattttctttttttttctctctcgaACTCGCACAACAGTGTTTGATGAGAGCTTCGTTAATTCACCTTTCTTCACGGTGACGTAACAAAGTGTTCCATCAACGAGATTGAGAGAGAAAGGTTACGAGCCAATTGGTGAAAGTCGCACTTATGGCTGAGAAATCAGGAAGCGGATCTGGATCTAGAGGTGTTGGTATGATGGATGCTCAGCAGTTTGCGGCATTCTTCAGTCAAGTTGTGCAGATCCACAGTCATCTCAACAAGACGAATCCGAATCAAGATCTTTCAAGTCCTTACTACATTTTGCCGTCTGAAAATCCAGGTATACCTATCACCAATGTCACACTCACTGGTTTGAATTATAGTGCATGGAGCAAAGCTATGATGAATGCACTTTATTctaaaaacaaattcaaatttgTTGATGGTACAATTTTGAAGCCTGAGAGAATGGATCTGAATTTTAAGGCATGGCAACGATGCAACACGTATGTAGTTTCCTGGATTAATCTCTCCCTGAGCCCTGACATATATCAAAGTGTTTTATGGAATAATGTAGCTTATGATTTGTGGAACGATCTTAAACATCGATATTACCAAGGGGGCAGGTTTAGAGTAGCCGAGTTTGATGGTTATCATTggataagagaaggggggttgaatcttagcccattttTTTGCTGAGTAACACTTGCTACCTTTTAGAATGCTTTTAGGAGATATTTATGCTTTTTGTCTTGTCactagtcaagagacattttctttttgtctcgtaactggtcaggagatatttttcaattttgtctcctacACATCAGAAACataaatggagtagaagagaaagagagaatcacaccaagaagtaTCCTAGTTCAGCTACTaggtgcaatgcagcctacatctagtctccattaCAACAgtgatgaaatttcactataatcatctgattacaaacaccaattctccctaggaactacccttcctatctgggacaagtccagaaacTATTTCCAACActaaacttgacttggtcacctaccaagttttcaactgctaagtgctaacccaacttgcaaggggattccacagaatcatgatacacaacaaatcatagttgtcagaaccgaactggtaatcgaaccggtcaagtcactgggtcactggattactggttcaaccggtgggtcactagTTGAACTGGTTGACTCGGTActatgcaaataaaaaataaaaatagtaaaaaatttaaaattataatttaaaatacatatttttaataatattttaagaatatcaagctgttctaaaataatatggaccagaaacaataagtattttgatatttttactctataataaatacttttattttgtttttatattaaaataattattatttttaaattttaataatttattaattagtttatatctattatattattatatactacaagtatttattaaaaaataatactaatagatattatataattatgaaaaaaataaatgagtttataattattgttaaataaaaatataattaatttaagaataagtgaatttataaataaatttaaaatagattaggTAGGAGAAAATTATttgatagaatatatatatatatatatttgcattaGTATTAATGAAAATCAACACAGCCTGGTGGCTATGACTAATGTTACGTTTCCAAGAGGGGAGGGGTTTGAACCCCAGTTTTAacattttgttaaaatttaaccCTTAACCGGTTCGGTTAGACCGAACATTACCGAATTTGACCGGTTTTTACCGGTTCGCATCGGATTTGGCCGGTTCTTATCGGTTTTCAACCTTATGAGGTCCAAATATCGGACCGGACCGGTAGAGGATCCGGCTCACCAATTTTTTTGTTGAACCGGTtggtccggtccggttttgaTAACACTGCAACAaatagatgtacaaaggacctctaagacacctatggctttttctttaattttgtacacTCTACCTTTTTTcctctcactggctttttcttacaaacctcacactgtttgcctttttttaccatgagactcagacagacaaaactagagaaaagaaaacaaaatgtaacacattgaaggagaagaacttctgttagcttaggtagctatgagaactctgtgcttactctccttgtctcaagccttggccgttcacccttattatagaaggggaagcttccaaggttgaaacggttcaaccgagccaacttcttcttcttcaacaccaaaaccggttcggacagagagaagagagagagaaaaccaaaagcaaatcaacatgcatgtacctctctctcatgccttttcatcaagctttatcaatctgagccttccatcttgactttgtCCCCAAGAAAGATTTCTGACCCTTGATAAACTCTTGATCCTTGATAGCTCCATCTGTTCCATTTTTGCTTCCTCCTCCACGTAGCCTctgtagctaccttctgtgatggatgAACAAAAGTAGAAACGAGCTTCCTCTCAGGGATCTTCTTCTTTGACTGAGGCCGATTGCTACTACTTTTGGCATGgagatcttgaagcttcttctCCACATCTTGCCTTTTGTGGAAAAGATCCTAGCCACGCCATGCCTTGGATCTTCTTTTTGCTAAGGCCATCATCACCTTAGCCTTCTGCTTGTTCATAGTTTCTCTGCTTCTTCCTCTGATTACTTGCTTCTACAATCTTCTTCCCTGACAGTGAAGTGACCGAAacaaaagagaggagagagaagagagaaaagcttTCAATGGAAGTAAAGAGATGATAAAATGAGttaatttttcactttttttcccCTATGCATTGTAACGTGTGAACTCTTAATTGCCATCAAATCAATTTTGAACTTTCTCTTTCTTGTTACTAATGCAATTAAACCaagttaattaaatttgaattccatcaaaGAGGGGAGTGGGTAACCGAACCAAACgagctccatttcctttctttcctttttaattttggaCTAAGCAATTTGTTGGATCTAAAGGAAATATTTTTGGGCTTCAAATTGGTTTTTCTGGCCCACTTAATACAAGAATAGTTCAGGCCCAATGCTTAGAAAATTTTTGTACCAAAGGGTGAATATTTTCTCAACATATTGGACTTTATGTTGCCCAaaaaatctgcacacaaaacagaaattattaaacaaataattttgaagccaaaattgaattaataatttctaattaatatttttaacaatgtttagtcatcacaataatttgaaattttccaaactcatcaatctccccattgatgacaaacattattaaaaaatgaatTGAAAGAGGTTTAAGGATTAAGAGAACTCCCTTGAAGATTTGAATCCTCCCCCTTTCCTATTATCACATAGCTCCCGCTTAATGTATGCATTTTCTCAGTGGAAGCAGTACCTATAAAATGCTTGAACGATTCCAACAGATTTAATATATTCAACACATGGAACCTTTCAAGCAAAGAATATGAGCAATAAATCAAGACATAACATTTTGTTGTCCTTCAG harbors:
- the LOC140178689 gene encoding uncharacterized protein — protein: MAEKSGSGSGSRGVGMMDAQQFAAFFSQVVQIHSHLNKTNPNQDLSSPYYILPSENPGIPITNVTLTGLNYSAWSKAMMNALYSKNKFKFVDGTILKPERMDLNFKAWQRCNTYVVSWINLSLSPDIYQSVLWNNVAYDLWNDLKHRYYQGGRFRVAEFDGYHWIREGGLNLSPFFC